One Hippopotamus amphibius kiboko isolate mHipAmp2 chromosome 12, mHipAmp2.hap2, whole genome shotgun sequence genomic window, gtttctaaattttttgatgatggccattctgacctgtgtgagatgatacctcactgtggctttgacttgcatttctctaatgattagtgttgtggagcatcttttcatgtgtttgttggccatctgtatgtcttctttggagaaatgtctagttatTATCTTCCGTCCATtagtggattgtgttatttgcctttttggtattaagctgcatgagccgcttatatattttagagattaatcgtttgtcagttgcttcattggcaagtattttttcccattctgagggttgtcttcttgtcttgtttatggtttctttcgctgtgcaaaagcttttgtttcattaggtcccatttgtttattcttgattttatttccattattctaggaggtgggtccaaaaggatcttgctttgatgtatgtcatagagtgttctgcctgtgttttcgtctaggagttttatagcatctggccttacatttaggtcttcaatccattttgagtttatttttgtgtatggtgttaggtcaagtgttctaatttcattctttgacatgttgctgtctagttttcccagcaccacttattgaagaggctgtcttttttccattgtatattcttgcctcctttgtcaaagataaggtacccaaatgtgcttgggtttacctctgagttctctattctgttccattgatcttcctttctgtttttgtgccaataccatactgtcttgatcactgtggccttgtagtatagtttgaagtcaggaagcctgattccaccaacttcgcctttccttctcaagattgctttggctatctggggtcttttgcatttccatacaaatcgtaagatttcttattctagttctgtgaaaaatgccgttggtaatttgatcgggattgcgttgaatctgtaaattgctttgggtaggatagtcattttcacaatactgattcttccagtccaagaacatggtatgtctctccatctgtttgtactatctttgatttctttcatcagtgtcttacagttttctgcatacagatcttttgcctccttaggcaggtttattcctaggtattttattctttttgttgcaatggcaaatgggagagtttccttaatttctctttctgctctttcattgttagtgtataggaatgcaagagatttctgtgcattaattttgtaccctactactttactaaattcatcagttagtgctagcagttttctggtagagtctttagggctttctatgtataatatcatgtcatctgcaaagagtgacaattttacttcttcttttccaatttggattccttttatttcattttcttctctgattgctatggctaaaacttccaaaactatgttgaatagtaatggtgagagtgggcacccttgtcttgttcctgttcttagagggaattctttcagtttttcaccatttagaacaatgttggcttttggtttctcatatatggcttttatatgttgaggtaatttccttctatgcccattttctggagactttttatcataaatagatgttgatttttgtcaaaagctttttccgcatctattgaggtgatcatatggtttttatccttcaatttgttgatatgatgtatcacgttgattgatttacatatgttgatgaatccttgcattccagggataaaccccacttgatcatggtgtatgatctttttaatgtcctgttggattctgttagctagtattttgttgaggatttttgcatctatattcatcagtgatattggcctgtaattttcttttttctgtgacatctttgcctggttttggtatcagggtgatggtggcctcgtagaatgagtttgggagtgttcctccttctggtgtattttggaagagttgagaaggataggtgttagctcgtctctaaatgtttaaaagaatttgcctgtgaatccatctggccctgggcttttgtttgttgggagatttttaatcacaatctcaatttccgtacttgtgattggtctgtgcatagattctgtttcttcttggttcagtcttggaagattgtacttttctaagaatttatccatttcttccaggttatccaatttacccATGTCAATTTTAGAATTATCTTGTAACTTTCTGCAAAAATGCTGCTGGGGTTTTGATTGGGATTATGTCAATTCTATATCAGTGATTCTTACCCAGGGCAATTTTTGCCCTCCACAGGACATTTGGcagtatctggagacatttttggttggtATTCTGGGGGGAGTGCTACTGGCATAATGGGGACAGAGGCCAAAGATGCTGTGAAATATCTgacaatgcacagaacagccctCCACCAAcaaattatccagcccaaaatgtcaatagtgccactGTTGAGAAACTCTGAGTTAATATAATCAGTATTTCAGTTGAGCTTCTGTCTGCCatcttactgtttgttttctgtttgacCCACtggttttgcttcctttttttctcatttttcacctTCTGGattaatcaaaaatatttattgtctcatTTTTACTGCTCTCTGAACTTTCATAGTTCTTTTGGAGTTTACCCTATGGATTTCAACATGCATTCTTGACATGTTACAGTCTAatacagattttttcttttaccgCTTCCTAATACTGCTAACTCTTAATACACTTAACTCCTTTCACACCATCCATACATCTTTTGTGCAGTATTGTCTTGCATTTTACCTTCatttgtgaaaaatgtttttgtaGTGTGTAAAATTCAAGgttggcagttattttctttcagcactttaaagatgtcattcttttgttttctggatttCATCATTTCTTTAGAGAAGATGTCTGTCACTTCTGTTGCTGCataacttttaagatttttttctttatttttggcttttcagCAATTTGACTGTGATgtgatgtgtctgtgtgtttctctctgtATTGTCACCTTGGGCTTtactgagcttcttgaatctgtgggttgatctctttcatttgtttggaCATTTCTCAGCCATTTGTCCCCCTAGTAGCAGCCTTCTCTCAGAAGTCATGTATTTTGAAATCCCTGAAGACCACAGGTTTTGCAAATAGAACTTCAGTCCTATATGACCACATTGAAAGCATTgtggtttctttcttcctcagtgACAGCCCTGGGCTTCATCGTAATCCTGAGCCATGTCCAGGAGCAGCAAATGGAccaagggaaaacaaacaaacaaaggaaacaacTATTGATTGTTGACTCACTGTGAATTTTCATCCTTCACTAGAGTATTTGTCCATCTGGTCTTCGTTGCTTCTACTACAATTTGATACtttaagaaatgatttttatattttatttgggttTCTCAAGTTGTCACCAGGAGTATTGGCCGGCCATACCCTACTATATCCTACTTGAAAGGAGAATCTGTACAGATGTTTTTGAGTGCTTATCATATGCCAGATGTCCTTGTAGGTTCTAGGTGTAGGATTGCCCAGTCTAAAGTAGGTAAAACCAGCATATACAAAATAATTCAACATATTAAATACAGTTAGAGCAGTGTGTGCAGTGGTAGGAATCAGGAGGAAAATATGAAATAGCACCACCTGTTTAGGAAATTGCAAGTTTTATAATTTCACGTGGTTGCAGTTTCAAGTTCAAGGGGTGAAGCAGTGCAAAATGAGGTTGATGAGATAGGCAGGGGCCTGATGGTGAAGGGCCCTGTATGCGATGATAAAAAGGCGTTTGTACTTTAGGCAGACTACAAAGAGCAGGTGAAGAATTTTAAGCATGGAAAAGAGCGatctagatttttgttttaaaaaaatcacttatatgtgggactttcctggtggtccagtggttaagaccccgagcttccactgcagggaacacaggttcgatccctggttggggaactaagatcctacatgccgcgtggtgtgtctgaaaaaaaaaaaaatacttacatGTCAGTGAGAAATGTGGATTCAAGAAGGGCAAGCACACAAGGCAGGGGTGGCCAGAGAAGAAACCATTACGGTCagtccaatatttttattttgattattattttttaattaaagaaaaagttttggctgcgttgggtcttagttgcagcatgcaggatctttgttgtgacatgtgggatctttggttgtggcacacggtctcttcgctgcagcgcacaggcttctctctagttgtggtatgcgggtttcctcttttctagttgtggtcacGGGCTCCAGTGCATGTGgtctctgtagtttgtggcacgtgggctctctagttgagacgcaggctcagtagttgtggcacatgggcttaattgccccacagcatgtgggatcttagttccccgaccaggaatcaaatccacatcccctgcattgcagggcagattctttaccatggGAGCAACAGGGAAGTCCCGGTCAGTCCAATACTAAATAGGGGTAGAACTGATGAAACTTAAGGGAACAGTGGAATTAAGAAGGAGgtgaaagaaagcagagacaCTAAGGTGTCTAGCCCTGGTGAGGACCATAAATCACAAAGGGAATACAGAAGAAAGAGCAGATGAGTTCAGTTTGGGACAGGCTGTGTGTTCTCACTTCACTAGCTCTCTTACGGTTTTTGTCATGTAATCTGAGAACATAGTTCAGGGGACCCCAGCTTATCTTCTTGAAACTCCTGAGTTGAATAAGAGAGATACAGAGCCCCAGGCCATTGCTTTCACCCCAGCTTTAACCAGACCCTCTGATTTTATCTGTTTTACGTGATGGGCTTCTACATCaacaatttatttgaagaaagttttccatgctaaaaggaaaaaaaaagttgctcaGCAATGTTTCCTTCTTCATGCATCTTCCCAATGTAGATCTGTTTCGAGTCACTTTTTGTTTGAATGGAGTCCTCTGGTTGGCATGTGGTGCTACCCTCTCAGAATCCTTGCATATGACTCTTTCACCCTGACAGCTGAATATCTTTGCCATAAGTAGGGTTCAGGGGCCACAATCCTTTATTCGCGGTCAGTAGATGCTATTCCACTGTCTTCTATGGCAAATGAGAAGTCCAAagccagtctttttcttttacaagTTATTTGTTGTTTCTTCCTGAAggcatatgtgattttttttccctttatcttttaGTGTACAGAAATTTTACCAGAATGTGACTAGGTGTGTATCCTTCAGTCTTTTCAATCTCCAGATAAATCCTTTTGCAGCTCAGGGAAatgtttcagttatttatttgttttagctCCTccatctgttcctttttttctttccagaattcCCAGCTATTTATATGTGGGTTCTCCCAGATCTGTCCTCCAAGTCTCACATTTTCCATATCTTCGTATTTTTGCTCAGAGTTTAAAGATAGCGCTACTTGATCTTCCCAGCCACTGATTGGATCTTAGCAATTaactgtcttttttgttttttttttttaatcaattgagCTTTTTTGGTGTGGaaagacatgtttttaaaattctaagaaatatcCTTTGTCTTGTAATTGAATTCCCTTATTAGTCTTATTATGTTTCAAATTCTTATCTGTCTCCTTTAGCAGTTCTGTTGATCTTCCAAATTGGGGCTCTATTTGCATTTCCTGCTCCTGACTGTTGGGTCCCATTAAGGTggttactttctttccttttgttgttctAACTACTGGTACCTTGGGCAGGAGGTAGCACAGCAGCCTCTGGGTCATCAGTGTGTGAGCTGGTGCTGATGCGGTGTCAGTTGTCCCTGGCCCAGCTTTCTGGCCTCCACACCTGGCATCTTGCTAGCCCGAAATAGGGAAGATTTGggcttcttcccttccctggctTCTTTGGGGTCACAGAGACCAGGAGATATCCCCCCACGGAGCCTCACAGACCAGCATTGCGCTTCCTCTCATCGAGTTCTGTGGACCAGACTCTGTCTAGGAGCCCTCCCCTGACCCGGGGGGGAGATCCAGCACCAGCTCTCTTGCTGGGCTGAGCAGGTCTTGCCCACATCCACCAGGCACCACTTGCCTGCCAGCCCTACTGGGGACAGGGGGAAGCAGCAGACACTACTGTCATCATCTGTTCAGAAGCCCCCAGCAAACAGAgccaagacagagagagacagagagacagagacagagagagagaccaccAGACTGGTGATCTCTAAGCTTCCATCCAGCACCAGAGTTTTACAGTTGTGCACGTTTAATGGTCTCCAGCTTCCGCGCAGTCCTCTGTACCCTTGGGTCACACTTTTATGTCTTCCCAGCATGCTCTGCTTCCCCAAAGGGAATATTTGagacttttatttctctcctcaAGCCCTCTGTTTACCCTCCTTCTTGTTCACTCTCAGCCCATGACTTTGCATTTCCACTCGCAGAGGAAGGAACCTCTCGTGTAAAGTTGCGCAGCTCCTTCGCTTACCTATAAACCCGTCTCCTTTCACCGCCTGCCTGCTGTCCACCTCTCCATCCTGCTCGAACCTCTCTTCTCCCATGGTCTCTGAGATAGCATGCGCTCCTGGTTTTCCCATTTCCCTGGCCACtccctttccttttgttttgctttcgGTCTCACCCAGCTCTGACTCTTCTCCCATATTACTGGCTGCCAGGCGGTCTTTTCAATGCATAGAGTTGATCCTATCACCCTCTGCTTCAAACCTCTTCACGACAAGAACAGGCAAAGCTAGTCCACGGTGATAAACGTCAGAGTAATAGTTACCTCTGGGCAGGGGAAATAGGAATTGGTTGCAAAAGGGCATGAGGAAGCCTTCCAGGGTGCCGGAAATACTCTATATCTCATTTTGGGTAGTGGTTCCATGGGTCTCTGTGTACATTAAAATTCACTGAGCAGTATGTTAAGACTGTTGCACTCTGTGTATGTTATACCTCAAGTTAAAAAAGACCAAAAGCTTCAGTGGCTCTCCATCACTACCACAGGTTAAAATCCATACTCTATAGAATAGCCCACAGGTTCCTATTCACTCCTCCCTCAAATCTTGGCTCAAGCATCTTCCTCCTgtgaaccccccacccccccagccttCTGAGTGTTATGACACATACGTCTTCCACCCTCATGAGGACCATAAGCACAGGCCTATCCTCATTCTTAACAGACTGTGTTGTAACTGTACATCTGCTTCCCTCCCTGGACTGGGAGCTCCTTAAGACTAGGAACAGCTCTTTTCCGTTCCACTGCTCCCCTAGTGCTTTGTGCAGTGGCTGGCTCATAGGCCCCCACTGAATGTCTGTTGAAGGAATGGGTACAAGTTCCCTTTGTATTTGCTTTGAGCTtggccttctttactgaaaagtctcctccctccagcctgcaGGATGTTTCCTCAGTGAGCGGAAGGCTGTTGCACAATGGCGGTTTTTGATACCCCGGAGGAAGCCTTTGGCATCTTGCGTCCCGTCTGTGTTCAGCTCACAAAGACCCAGACGGTGGAGAACGTGGAGCGTCTGCAGGCACAGTTACAAGCCGTGAGTGACTCTGCCCTTCAGGAACTTCAGCAGTACATCCTCTTCCCTTTGCGGTTTACTCTGAAGACCCCGGGCCCCAAAAGAGAGTGTGTGATCCAGAGCGTGGTGGAATGCATCACCTTTGTCCTCTCTTCAACGTGCGTGAAGGAACAAGAACTTCTCCAGGAGCTCTTTTCGGAACTCTCTGCTTGTCTGTATTCGCCTAACTCCCAGAAACCAGCGGCTGTGTCAGAGGAGTTGAAATTGGCAGTGATCCAGGGCCTCAGCGCATTAATGCACTCAGCTTATGGGGACATCATTCTGACTTTTTATGAGCCCTCCGTTTTGCCTCGTTTAGGATTTGCTGTGTCTTTACTGTTAGGCCTAGCAGAACAggagaaatcaaaacaaattaaaatggcTGCCTTAAAATGTTTACAGGTTCTACTCTTTCAATGTGACTGTCAGGACCATCCGAGGTCCTTGGATGAGCTTGAGCAGAAGCAGCTGGGggatttgtttgcttcttttttaccTGGACTCTCAACTACACTGACCAGGGTCATCACAGGAGACTTTAAACAAGGGCACAGCATTGTCGTGTCTTCCCTAAAGGTCTTTTACGAGACAGTGAGCTTCATTGTGGCTGATGAACAGCTCAGAAGAGTCTCAGAGGTTCAGGCAAAGCCTGCTGTGGAGCACAGAGTAGCGGAGCTGATGGTTCACAGGGAAGCCAGTTGGGTAAAAAATACCAGCGACAAGTTGACTGTccttattaaaaagataattgagTGTGTTTCAGTTCACCCACACTGGAAGGTGAGGCTGGAACTGATACACTTTGTCGAGGCCCTTCTCTTGAAGTGCAGTCAGTCGCTGGTTGAATCAGCTGGTTCCCTCCTGAAGGCTCTGGTGAGTCTGGTAAATGACGAGAGTCCTGACGTCCAAGCCCAGTGCAATAAAGTCCTGAGacgttttgcagatgagaaagtgGTGGTGGGCAGCAGAGCCTTTGCTGACGTCTTGTCAGAAAACCTGCACTCCCTTGCCACGTCCCTCCCCCGCCTGATGAACTCGCAAGACGATCAGGGCAGGTTCTCTACTCTCTCCTTGTTACTCGGATACCTGAAACTCTTGGGCCCCAAAGTGAACTTTGTCCTCAACTCTGTGGCCCATCTCCAGCGCCTTTCCAAAGCGCTTATCCAGGTTCTAGAATTAGATGTGGCCGACATCAAAATCGTTGAAGAGCGGCGTTGGAACTCGGAGCATCTGAGTGCTTCTCCAGAGACGTCAGTGACGCGGCCATGGGGTCAAATGCAGAGGAGGTATTTCCGCTTCTTCACCGACGAGAGGGTTTTCCTGCTCTTGAGGCAGGTTTGTCAGCTTCTTGGTTTCTATGGGAACCTCTACTTGCTTGTGGACCACTTTATGGAACTTTACCACGAGTCGGTGGTTTACCGGAAGCAGGCCGCCATGATCCTTAATGAACTGGTTGCtggggctgctgggctgggggtggagaaTCTTCATGAAGAACACATTAAAACCAGCCCGGAAGAACTGAGGGAGATCGTGACGTCGATACTTGAAGAATACACAAGCCAAGAAAACTGGCATTTGGTCACTTGCGTGGAAGCTGAAGAAGTGGGAGAGGAGCTGACAATGGCTCATTCAGGCCTTTGGGCCCTCACATCTGGGGCACACTCCTGCCAGGCCGCCTCGTCTCCCACCTCCTCAAAGCCAGGTCCCACGATCTGCTCCATGAACAGCAACATCTGGCAAATATGCATCCAGTTGGAAGGGATTGGCCACTTTGCACACGCACTAGGCGAAGACTTCCATTTGCTCTTGATGTCAGCCCTCTATCCAGTCCTGGAGAAAGCTGGAGACCAAACCCTGCTCATCAGTCAGACAGCCACCAGTGCCATGATGGACATTTGCCACGCTTGTGGCTACGACTCCTTGCAGCACTTGATCAATCAGAATTCAGACTATTTGGTAAATGGGATCTCTTTAAATCTGCGTCATCTGTCTCTCCACCCCCATACCCCGAAGGTCTTGGAAGTCATGCTACAGAACTCAGATGCTAGCCTGCTTCCTTTGGTGGCAGATGTGATTCAAGATGTCTTGGCCACCCTAGACCAATTTTATGATAAGAGAGCTACTTCCTTTGTCAGTGTACTGCACGCCCTGCTGGCAGCATTAGGTAAATTGAGAGCCCTTTTGTAACGTTGATTGGAGGGAAAGACCAGTATCCTTGTTTGCTTaaccttgtttttttctctgtggttGTGCTGTGGAGGATGTGATTTGAATAGTTGCCTATCTGGTCCCATGTGTTCTGGTAGGGTTCTGTggcttataataataataatctctaCCATCTATTGAGCTCCTGGTCTGTTCCAGGGACATAAACCCTGCAGACTAAATGTAAACGTTATTTTTACTTTACAGAGAAGGAGAACTAAGGCTCAATAAGCTCCTACTTAGCTAGGGTCACACAATTAATAAGTAATAAAGTCAGGATTTAtgacaattttgttcttttcagtaACACGATATTTAGTGTCAGCAGTGTCTATGCTAATGGAGAACAGGGCTCACATGAATTATTCAGTCCACAGATAATCTAGAACAGTACCGTCCAATAgaattttctgtgatgatgggAATATTCCATGTCTGTTTTGTCCAATACAGTAACTACATATGGCCAGTGCAactgagaaactaaattttttatgtttatttaaagagccacatgtagctagtgaCTGCTATGTTGGACAGAGCAGGTCTAGAAACTTTCTTTTAACCTTTTAATTGTATGAGATGGTTtaaatttctctccttccctttgacCCTGTTGGGTGTCTGTTAGAGGTAGTAGCCACCATTAAAATGGCAAAGTTTTGGACTATAAGAAAAAGAATCCCTCCACTGGATAGTCAAtcttggaatgaaaaaaaaaaagagctatataCATGAGTTCCTTTTATCCAAAGAGCATCCCTCCAGTGTTTATTTCAGTGCTGCTCATAGCTGCCAGGGTAGGTGGGAAGGTTGCTGACCTCATTTTGTCCGCTGAAAAAGCTAAGACCACGTAAGAAAGTTTCTCAGGGAAGGCGACCGAACAGGGACAGTCCTCTGCCCTTTGGCTGATACCGCTTCCAGCGTTCATTCATTCGATGAGTGCCTGCCGGAtgtcagacactgtgctgagccctcaggaTGCAGCAGTGAATAAGACAAACTCAGGGAGCTTTCCTGCTACTGCAAGAGATTAACAGGGACAGTAGCAgagtggtcagggagggcctctctgaggaagtgatgttAGAGCTGAGACCTGAAAGCTGAGAAGGGCTCATCAGTACATACAGAGCTCTCACATCCTTTTTAGGTGTTTTAAGAACATTCAGGCAAAGGCCTGGAGGGAAGAAAGGGCTTGGGGTCtttggagaaaggaagagaggtcATTGTGGAGACAGTGACACGAGGTGAAATTGGAAGGGTGGGTGAGGATGAATCCTACAGGGCCTTGTAAACCAAGGGAAGGAGTGGGGGTTGTATTTTGCAACCACTCGGAAGCCTGCGTACTGGGCTAGTCACTGGGACTAACCTGTATACCAGACTAACctggtccctgcccttgtggaaaCAATCATAAGGCTGGCTTACTGCTTATAGATTTTAAACTATGAGTGGGTTCCATGGCCCACATATACCCCAGGCTTCTACCCTTAGTGCTCTGGGGGATTCCACTAAGTGTCAGTTGgagttttaaaacatatattaagaAAAGGCCTATTAAAAGTATCCTCTcatgggacttgcctggtggtgcagtggttaagactctgtgctcccaatgcagggggcctgggttcaacccctggtcagggaactagatcccacatgcatgccacaactaagagagtttgcatgtcgcaactaaggagcccgcctgccaccgcggagacccagcacaaccaaataaataaatattttttttaaattaaaaaaaaaatcctctcaggAGATATCTTAGTTTGGGCCTTGAAAATTGAATTGCCTTGGATTCCCAGTGCCTTTGGTCGTCTCTAAAGGAGGAATCCTGTGTAGCACCTTTTCTTTAAATTGTAGAGAGGAAAATGAGGGATGACTAAGCTTGACTTGAGAACATCCTAGGAAAGGCAGCAGAAGTGGGGATAGCTTTTCTGAAAGTCTTGAAATAACCCAGACGATACCTGCATTTTGGGCGGTAAGCAGTATTGTGGGGAGTGGATCTGTCCCGCACGCGTCAAAGTAGCGCCGTCTGCTGGCATTTCCTCTTGTCATCGAATTGTCTTAACTGATGGTCACTCTTTTAAGATGGGAGTGGAAGTGTGGTCTCAGAGAACTTCCAAAAGGTTTTCCATGAACCCAATGTGCCTTTTGGAAGTTGGGTTACCACACACCCAGCGTTTCACAGGCATTGACAAAAAGCACATGAGGTTCCGCCGTGAAGGCAAGCACCATCAGTTACATTACTGCTTAGCACCAGCTGCTGGATGGCTGATTATCCATAACAACAGAACACTTCGGTAGctttgaaaatgagaaagcatCTATGCCACACACCTCAGCACGTGGAGGTCGTGCCACAGCCACACATACAGGGCCGCCGCGTGGTTGTGACGGTCACATAGCGTTCTGTTGTGTGGTGGCACCATGCTTTAAGCAGTCCTTTCTTGGTGGATGTTTTGGTTGCTTCTGATctatcccccccgccccgccccccccccaaaaaaagtgctgcaatgaGTATCTCTGTAGGTCATCTTGGACATGTCTAAGTGTATCAATAGGGTAAATTCCTAAGACAATTGCTAGTTTAGAGggtattacatttaagtctttgatggAGCGATACAGAGTTTCAAATTGCTCTGTAAAGACATTGCACCAATTTAAACTCCCATCTGCAATGTAAGAGAGTGCCAATTTTGCCACCCCCTCACCCACACTATATATTACCTagctttttgatctttgctaATCCAGTAGGAGAAAAATTGCACCTTATTAGAGTTTAATTTGCATTAAGAGTGGGGTTGAGCTGCTTTTCATGTTTAAAAGCCATTTGTGAGCAAAGACTTTTTAATGTCTGGCACTAGCCTTAAATCTAGAAAATAATCTGTAGCGTGTCTACTTTTAACAGTGTAAATGCTGGGTCCTGGCTTTAACCCTTGGTGAAGGCAATCCCTCAGAGTGCAGTAAGGACAGATTTAGGTCTGGGCATTGAAGAAATGGCATAATTGATCCCTTCATGTAGGAACCTCCAGATACTGGACGGAAGGCTCTCATGTCCAGCATTTGTTCTCTGCTGCTCCCGTTGGCCTGGCCCTGGCATAGCCCATCTGTTATTGCTCTGGCTCTGTGCAGATGCTCCTTGCTAGGAAAGAGATTAGTGGGTGCCAGAGGTCGTCAGAAACTTTTCCCCTGCTGTCTGCAAGAGGAGGACGAAAATTCAGGCTACAGGGCTTTCTTGTTGTTTCATCCTTTAAGTAGTAAGGGCCTTTTTTGCAATGAAGCCGTGGGAGACCCCAATAGACACAAAGAGTTAAAATTAGAGCAGTGCTGGTTAAAGAAGGCATGGAAACACTGTTCCTACCCTTTAACCTGCTGTCTCTGTGTGCCCTCCCTGTTAGGACCCTGAGACATTTCTGCAGAGCTCGAGGGCTCAAggcacagtttgaaaaccactggttcAGTAATGTTTAAGGCTTATTTAGAAATATTGGAGCATCACTGAAGAAGGAAAAGCTTTGGAGAGGAAATGCCCGCCTTCTGAGCATTTTATATCAAATACCTATGTGAGACTTAGTTCTGAAGGCTCTGCAGAACCCCTCTTCTGCCAATGAGCAGTGTATGCTGCACTCAGAATTTTGTCACTTGTAGCTGTTCTCCAGTCTAGCATATTTATTCACTCAGCATATATTCTGAGCACCTACTCCATGCTGGGCGTATTGGCTTTCCAGTGGCGATCAATGGAGCACAGTGTCTAATGGGAGAGTCAGACACTAAACAATACATACAAAGTAAATATAGTAATTAGAAGTGATGagttgaaatgaaagaaaagaacacgGTGCTGTATAAGATAGCATATAAGGGCATATAAGTTAGATTgcgggggggggttggggggtggcatCAAAGGATGGCTTAAC contains:
- the TTI1 gene encoding TELO2-interacting protein 1 homolog isoform X2, translating into MAVFDTPEEAFGILRPVCVQLTKTQTVENVERLQAQLQAVSDSALQELQQYILFPLRFTLKTPGPKRECVIQSVVECITFVLSSTCVKEQELLQELFSELSACLYSPNSQKPAAVSEELKLAVIQGLSALMHSAYGDIILTFYEPSVLPRLGFAVSLLLGLAEQEKSKQIKMAALKCLQVLLFQCDCQDHPRSLDELEQKQLGDLFASFLPGLSTTLTRVITGDFKQGHSIVVSSLKVFYETVSFIVADEQLRRVSEVQAKPAVEHRVAELMVHREASWVKNTSDKLTVLIKKIIECVSVHPHWKVRLELIHFVEALLLKCSQSLVESAGSLLKALVSLVNDESPDVQAQCNKVLRRFADEKVVVGSRAFADVLSENLHSLATSLPRLMNSQDDQGRFSTLSLLLGYLKLLGPKVNFVLNSVAHLQRLSKALIQVLELDVADIKIVEERRWNSEHLSASPETSVTRPWGQMQRRYFRFFTDERVFLLLRQVCQLLGFYGNLYLLVDHFMELYHESVVYRKQAAMILNELVAGAAGLGVENLHEEHIKTSPEELREIVTSILEEYTSQENWHLVTCVEAEEVGEELTMAHSGLWALTSGAHSCQAASSPTSSKPGPTICSMNSNIWQICIQLEGIGHFAHALGEDFHLLLMSALYPVLEKAGDQTLLISQTATSAMMDICHACGYDSLQHLINQNSDYLVNGISLNLRHLSLHPHTPKVLEVMLQNSDASLLPLVADVIQDVLATLDQFYDKRATSFVSVLHALLAALAQWFPDAGHLGQLQEQSVGEEGSHLSQRPASLEEGLENTATAEDIEQFVLNYLKEKDVADGNVSDFDNEGEEQSDPPEVDENDTGPNMEPPLPVQVQIATDVMERCIHLMSDKNLKIRLKVLDVLDLCVVVLQSHKNQLLPLAHQAWPSLVHRLTNDDPLAVLRAFKVLRTLGGKCGDFLRSRFCKDVLPKLTGSLVGQAPISARAGPVYCHTLAFKLQLAVLQGLGPLCERLDLGEGDLNKVADACLIYLSAKQPVKLQEAARRPHLLSVVKWKR